A single genomic interval of Osmia lignaria lignaria isolate PbOS001 chromosome 9, iyOsmLign1, whole genome shotgun sequence harbors:
- the Not1 gene encoding CCR4-NOT transcription complex subunit 1 isoform X1, protein MNLDSLSFTLSQISYLVANLNKKNFRDSCQEISVLVQWKGLEADRHLLRSLLSCIDFSTGEPPESSAKDYFQVQLLKQECTNLLSKPSFISNLCFAIDHPFHQQKTLNPSPKFFLRLKKVLGLTLVQEVAFAIALLHSENTEIRTLALEHVKKQLPELIKNYINSETSNKHQEEGLHDSLPEVLHLILSQAFHSANQFGLSSEAKEKFLKNLRRDFPRELVPVVLAPLLYPDNGETSQAKIELNMAVNQMDGNSLVELIMELGYGFTSSVDECRSALAGLGAREISPACAARVLAHMARSYNSLDDAGGLQSFWGNSGATQDANKEKSADSVAPTTWNVEVFIQALKEIQSTLSWNEVIVKLDHAEFVVKDRQGLSLLITGLRMGLQHQGYPPDMFPVELFYRHWDNVEGQFSLVQQILKCPDIFCFADYPYHSVTVDVLKAAPESDSKEAQTWRSLNVVELLLHMAERGLYGPVQEIFKWPIQHCPDVLVLALLQINAPVTILRQELLSTLMPIFLGNHPNSAVILHHAWHGNTVKIKSIIMHAMAEWYIRGDHDQTRLSRILDVAQDLKALTHLLTAQSYPFVIDLACLASRREYLKLEKWLTDKIREQGEVFVAACVKFLQRRCPQVMGPGIKEDITVPKASQLPQETLTTMLACLQVCAGSVSQECSDAIMTMVQNCSLMLSKSTMSRPPPPGVLRHRGLEPFNPATLGGQLFSSKQVDPLGNLSSSLASMGLGSSLGPPSSSAFNLPGALGPLVSAPGSPSRLMGPSPSPFPMLPLSSQLHSGPVGTQGPSVLPGSTTIGGLGRLGPPTGIEKARIPETSNLFPDMSQNVSKEIEDEANSYFQRIYNHPPHPTLSIDEVLDMLKKFQDSGSKREREVFNCMLRNLFEEYRFFPQYPDKELQITAQLFGGIIERGLVNSYMTLGLALRFVLDALRKPEGSKMYYFGITALDRFKSRLKDYQTYCEHVRAIQHFSEFPPHLIEYIEYGLQGQEPPTRPQGPVLPKTLAAMLAPVTTPYKTITTTTITTSTTQAKSSTTPTTSLSARPSIANATNIDTLLVATDKEEKITSPPEALQDKTAFIFNNLSQLNLQQKCDEIREIVTEEYWPWMAQYLVMKRASIELNFHALYSNFLDCLKLPEVNKMVTRETFRNIKVLLRSDKGIANFSDRSLLKNLGHWLGMLTLGRNKPILQIDIDLKSLLVEAYHKGQQELLYVVPFVAKVLESCAKSRVFRPPNPWTMAIMNVLAELHQEPDLKLNLKFEIEVLCKNLSIDVGELKPALYLKDPEKLRNLEYQLSHPNKKSESNNNQQQTQGPIEELVGSTTTGTIVPQTAPANTTPSLPTGPPEPRFNYMDISVTGIANISQHITINNQLPLFQTHPHLKQFVRPAVERAIQEWIHPVVDRSIKIALTTSEQIVRKDFALDPEEVRMRTAARHMVRNLTAGMAMITCRDQVMASISTNLKQAFLTAMMGTTPQQKELAEQAANVVAADNMELACAFVQKTAIEKAIPEMDKRLLNEIELRKIARQEGRRYCDPLAKYQAERMPEQIRLKVGGVTAQQMAVYEEFARNIPGFLPLSERDTQALLMPKPVTEPTVTAFAANPAVAVATAQQVAAYAAAVSNDEVGAMLEKLAAEVEVLLAAMGPAVPPPQHAALHSLLESIILTRRSRDAGAAMTLLKKAVEGLLDGPSISSGVIDSEIILRYRELHLRILKCLQDPRAYGMQWTNKHVTRCLTECREEFRYNFEAVDYLIRSHLISLPQYDLALAQAIDSGNAMATAFAMQLVQLYLIDERQTTHVTESDLFHTIEILARMAHHRAPPEGILLFRLTSLIESLRANHDPGVLADRAPAGPTAHIHSGILQVRARDFDDPPGLMEKTEYLLREWVSMHHSPTHARDPTKAFGMFVHQMNIHGILKTDDLITRFFKLSTQMCVDLCYRALSETSAAPSVVRAKCFHSLDAFVRLVALLVKHSGDSTNTHTKINLLNKVLGIVAGVLLQDHEIRGTDFQQLPYHRIFIMLFLELCAPEPVLEAVNYQVLTAFCHTLHILRPAKASGFCYAWLELVSHRVFIGRMLAITPQQKCWGMYAQLLIDLFKYLAPYLRNAELAKPVTLLYKGTLRVLLVLLHDFPEFLCDYHYGFCDVIPPNCIQMRNLILSAFPRNMRLPDPFTPNLKVDMLQEIAHAPRVLTNFASMIQPLSFKKELDSYLKARAPVTFLSELRSNLQVSQEAGVRYNIQLMNALVLYVGTQAIAYIRSKGHTPNMSTIAHSAHMDIFQNLAVDLDTEGRYLFLNAIANQLRYPNSHTHYFSCTLLYLFAEANTEAIQEQITRVLLERLIVNRPHPWGLLITFIELIKNPTYKFWTHEFVHCAPEIEKLFESVARSCMVQKQVQPTPEPDIPE, encoded by the exons ATGAACCTGGACTCGTTGTCTTTTACTTTGTCACAAATCAGTTATTTGGTTGCgaatttaaataagaaaaattttcggGACAGCTGCCAAGAAATATCAGTT CTGGTGCAGTGGAAGGGTTTGGAGGCAGACAGACATTTGCTGCGCTCTTTGCTGTCGTGCATTGACTTTTCAACAGGAGAACCACCAGAATCAAGTGCAAAAGATTATTTTCAAGTGCAACTTCTGAAACAAGAGTGTACTAATCTTCTTAGCAAACCTTCTTTTATTTCTAATCTGTGCTTTGCTATAGATCATCCATTTCATCAACAAAag ACTTTGAATCCATCTCCAAAGTTTTTTTTACGTTTGAAAAAGGTCCTTGGCTTAACTCTGGTACAAgaagttgcatttgcaattGCATTATTGCATTCTGAGAATACTGAAATTCGTACATTAGCTCTAGAACACGTAAAAAAGCAGTTGCCtgagttaataaaaaattatattaattctgAAACAAGTAATAAGCATCAGGAAGAAGGATTGCACGATTCGTTGCCTGAAGTTCTTCATCTGATATTGTCTCAGGCTTTTCATTCAGCCAATCAATTTGGCCTTTCATcagaagcaaaagaaaaatttctcaagAATTTAAGGCGCGACTTTCCCCGTGAGCTGGTACCAGTGGTGTTAGCACCACTCCTGTACCCAGACAACGGGGAAACTTCGCAAgccaaaattgaattaaacatGGCTGTTAATCAAATG GATGGAAATTCTTTAGTAGAATTGATTATGGAATTAGGATATGGATTCACTAGTAGCGTTGACGAATGTCGTTCAGCCTTAGCTGGCCTAGGAGCTAGAGAAATATCTCCAGCATGTGCTGCCAGAGTTTTGGCTCACATGGCACGTAGTTATAATAGTCTTGACGATGCTGGAGGTTTACAATCATTTTGGGGTAATTCAGGAGCAACACAAGatgcaaataaagaaaaatcagCTGATAGTGTTGCACCCACTACATGGAATGTTGAAGTCTTTATTCAAGCTTTAAAAGAAATT CAATCCACACTATCATGGAATGAAGTAATAGTTAAATTGGATCATGCGGAATTCGTTGTCAAAGATAGACAAGGATTGAGTTTGTTAATCACAGGACTGAGGATGGGTTTGCAACATCAAGGATATCCACCTGATATGTTTCCTGTGGAACTTTTTTATCGTCACTGGGACAATGTAGAAGGACAATTTTCTTTAGTACAACAAATTCTAAAATGTCCAGATATATTTTGTTTTGCCGATTATCCATATCATTCTGTAACTGTTGATGTTTTGAAAGCAGCACCAGAAAGTGACAGTAAAGAAGCACAAACATGGAGATCTTTAAACGTAGTTGAATTACTTCTACACATGGCAGAAAGAGGACTGTATGGACCAgttcaagaaatatttaaatggcCCATTCAGCACTGTCCCGATGTTCTTGTACTAGCGCTATTACAAATTAATGCTCCTGTTACTATACTAAGACAAGAATTACTTAGTACATTGATGCCTATTTTTCTCGGGAATCATCCAAATTCTGCCGTTATACTGCATCATGCGTGGCATGGGAATACagttaaaataaaatctatcATTATGCACGCCATGGCAGAATGGTATATCCGCGGAGATCACGACCAAACAAGGCTATCTCGTATTCTTGACGTTGCTCAGGACCTTAAAGCGTTAACTCATTTACTTACTGCTCAGTCATATCCATTTGTTATTGACTTAGCCTGTTTGGCCTCCAGAagagaatatttgaaattagaGAAATGGTTGACGGATAAGATTAGAGAGCAAGGAGAGGTTTTTGTCGCCGCTTGTGTAAAATTTTTACAAAGACGTTGCCCTCAAGTGATGGGTCCCGGAATAAAGGAAGATATTACGGTTCCAAAGGCGAGTCAGCTTCCACAGGAGACGTTAACAACTATGCTTGCTTGCTTGCAAGTGTGTGCTGG aAGTGTTTCTCAAGAGTGTTCCGATGCAATAATGACAATGGTACAAAATTGTAGTCTAATGTTGAGCAAAAGTACAATGAGTAGACCTCCACCTCCAGGAGTTTTAAGACACAGAGGACTAGAACCTTTTAATCCAGCGACATTAGGGGGACAG CTGTTCTCTTCGAAACAAGTAGACCCGCTTGGAAATTTGAGTTCAAGTCTTGCATCTATGGGTTTGGGTTCCAGTCTTGGACCACCAAGCAGTTCTGCATTCAATTTACCTGGCGCTTTGGGACCTTTAGTATCAGCACCTGGTTCTCCTTCTCGTCTTATGGGACCTTCTCCAAGTCCATTTCCAATGTTACCATTATCTTCTCAGCTGCATTCAGGACCAGTTGGTACTCAAGGACCATCTGTTTTACCCGGTAGTACAACAATTGGAGGATTGGGTCGACTGGGACCACCCACGGGCATCGAAAAAGCAAGAATACCTGAAACGTCAAACTTATTTCCTGATATGTCACAAAATGTTTCCAAAGAAATCGAAGATGAAGCGAATAGTTATTTTCAACGTATATACAATCATCCACCACATCCAACATTATCGATCGACGAAGTTCTTGATATgttgaaaaaatttcaagattctggtagtaaaagagagagagaagtatTCAACTGTATGTTACGAAATTTATTCGAGGAATATCGGTTTTTTCCTCAATACCCCGATAAAGAGTTACAAATCACGGCACAATTGTTCGGAGGAATTATTGAAAGAGGATTGGTTAATAGTTACATGACACTTGGATTAGCCTTAAGATTCGTTTTGGATGCCCTCAGGAAACCAGAAGGCAGCAAGATGTATTACTTCGGCATAACAGCTCTGGATCGTTTCAAGAGTCGTTTAAAAGACTACCAAACATACTGTGAGCACGTCAGGGCAATTCAGCATTTCAGTGAGTTCCCACCACATTTAATTGAGTACATAGAATATGGATTACAGGGGCAGGAGCCTCCCACAAGACCTCAAGGTCCAGTCCTCCCAAAAACTTTAGCAGCTATGCTGGCACCTGTTACTACTCCGTATAAAACTATTACAACAACAACGATAACGACAAGTACCACTCAAGCAAAATCATCTACAACTCCAACTACATCTCTCTCGGCAAGA cCTTCCATTGctaatgcaacaaacattgaTACGTTATTGGTAGCAacagataaagaagaaaaaattacatCGCCTCCAGAAGCTTTACAAGATAAAACAGCATTCATCTTTAACAATCTTAGCCAGCTTAATTTACAACAGAAATGTGATGAAATTCGAGAAATTGTCACAGAAGAGTATTGGCCTTGGATGGCTCAATATTTGGTGATGAAACGTGCAAGcatagaattaaattttcatgcTTTATATTCAAACTTTCTGGACTGTTTAAAATTACCCGAAGTAAATAAAATGGTTACTAGAGAAACGTTTAGAAATATAAAGGTTTTATTACGAAGTGATAAAGGAATAGCAAATTTTTCAGATCGATCGTTACTCAAAAATTTGGGTCATTGGTTAGGAATGTTAACACTTGGCAGAAATAAGCCCATTTTGCAGATCGATATAGATTTGAAAAGTTTACTCGTCGAAGCATATCATAAAGGTCAACAGGAACTCCTTTATGTAGTTCCCTTTGTTGCTAAGGTACTTGAAAGCTGTGCGAAGAGTCGTGTTTTCCGGCCACCAAATCCTTGGACAATGGCAATTATGAATGTGCTGGCGGAATTGCATCAGGAAcctgatttaaaattgaatttgaaatttgagatCGAAGtgctttgcaaaaatttaagtaTCGATGTTGGTGAATTAAAACCGGCACTTTACTTGAAAGATCCCGAGAAGTTACGAAATTTAGAATATCAGTTGTCGCATCCTAATAAAAAGTCTGAATCAAATAATAATCAACAACAAACTCAAGGTCCAATTGAAGAATTAGTTGGATCTACTACGACTGGTACGATTGTTCCACAAACGGCTCCAGCAAATACAACACCATCTTTACCAACTGGTCCACCAGAACCACGATTCAATTATATGGATATATCTGTAACAGGCATTGCTAATATATCTCAGCACATTACCATTAATAACCAACTACCGTTGTTCCAAACGCACCCACACTTAAAACAATTTGTTCGTCCAGCGGTTGAAAGGGCAATTCAAGAATGGATTCACCCTGTTGTTGACCGTTCAATTAAGATAGCTCTGACTACTAGTGAACAAATTGTAAGAAAGGACTTTGCATTAGATCCGGAAGAAGTTCGAATGAGAACAGCAGCAAGACACATGGTTCGTAATTTAACCGCTGGAATGGCTATGATCACTTGCCGTGATCAAGTTATGGCGTCGATTAGTACAAATTTAAAACAAGCTTTTCTAACCGCAATGATGGGTACAACACCGCAACAAAAAGAACTTGCGGAACAAGCAGCTAATGTAGTTGCCGCTGACAATATGGAACTTGCCTGTGCATTTGTACAAAAAACAGCTATTGAAAAAGCTATTCCTGAAATGGATAAACGGCttctaaatgaaattgaattgcGGAAGATTGCACGTCAGGAAGGAAGAAGATATTGCGATCCTTTGGCTAAATATCAAGCCGAAAGGATGCCTGAGCAAATCAGACTAAAAGTAGGCGGAGTGACAGCTCAACAAATGGCTGTTTATGAAGAATTTGCGAGAAATATTCCAGGATTTTTACCACTTTCTGAACGAGATACACAAGCTTTGTTAATGCCAAAACCTGTTACA gAACCGACTGTAACTGCATTCGCCGCTAATCCAGCAGTTGCGGTGGCAACAGCTCAACAGGTAGCTGCATATGCAGCCGCAGTGAGTAACGATGAAGTTGGAGCAATGTTAGAGAAACTTGCAGCTGAAGTTGAAGTATTACTTGCCGCCATGGGCCCAGCTGTACCTCCTCCACAACATGCTGCCCTTCATAGTCTTTTAGAATCTATTATTCTTACACGAAGATCGAGGGACGCAGGTGCTGCTATGACGTTGCTTAAAAAA GCCGTAGAAGGATTGTTAGATGGTCCTAGTATTTCGAGCGGTGTAATAGATTCCGAAATTATATTACGATATAGAGAACTTCATTTACGGATTCTGAAATGTCTTCAAGATCCACGTGCTTATGGTATGCAGTGGACAAATAAACACGTTACTCGTTGTTTAACAGAATGTAGGgaagaatttcgatacaattttGAGGCTGTTGATTATCTTATTAg atcTCATTTAATTAGTCTTCCACAGTATGACTTAGCATTGGCCCAAGCTATAGATTCTGGAAATGCTATGGCAACAGCATTTGCCATGCAGTTGGTGCAGCTTTATTTAATTGATGAGAGACAGACTACACACGTTACCGAGTCTGATTTATTCCACACAATTGAGATATTAGCCAGAATGGCTCATCATAGAGCACCTCCTGAAGG GATCTTATTATTCAGATTAACGAGTTTGATAGAGTCATTACGCGCTAATCATGATCCTGGAGTATTAGCGGACAGGGCACCTGCTGGACCTACAGCACATATTCATTCTGGAATTCTACAGGTGAGA GCACGTGATTTTGATGATCCACCCGGATTGATGGAAAAAACCGAGTATTTATTACGCGAATGGGTTTCAATGCATCATAGCCCAACGCACGCACGTGATCCTACGAAAGCTTTCGGAATGTTTGTTCATCAAATGAATATTCATGGAATCCTTAAGACCGACGACCTTATAACAAGATTCTTCAAATTAAGCACTCAAATGTGTGTTGATCTGTGTTATCGTGCTTTATCCGAGACCAGTGCAGCTCCATCCGTTGTTCGTGCAAAGTGTTTCCATTCGTTGGATGCTTTCGTTCGCTTGGTTGCGCTTTTGGTCAAACATTCTGGTGACAGTACAAATACCCAtacgaaaattaatttactaaataaGGTATTGGGGATCGTTGCCGGTGTATTATTACAAGATCATGAAATACGAGGCACCGATTTCCAACAGTTGCCCTATCACAGAATTTTCATTATGCTCTTCTTAGAGCTTTGTGCTCCTGAGCCAGTATTGGAAGCAGTCAATTATCAGGTATTAACTGCTTTCTGCCATACTTTGCACATACTTAGACCAGCCAAAGCTTCAGGCTTTTGCTATGCTTGGTTAGAATTGGTTTCGCATAGGGTTTTCATTGGACGCATGCTCGCAATTACACCGCAACAAAAATGTTGGGGTATGTATGCGCAATTATTAATTGACTTATTCAAATATCTCGCACCCTATCTTCGAAATGCTGAACTCGCAAAACCAGTCACTTTATTATACAAAGGTACTCTTAGAGTATTGCTGGTCttattgcacgattttcctGAATTTCTTTGCGACTATCATTACGGATTTTGTGATGTAATTCCACCGAATTGTATACAAATGAGAAATCTTATTCTAAGCGCGTTCCCAAGGAACATGCGTTTACCAGATCCATTCACACCAAATCTAAAAGTTGACATGCTACAAGAAATAGCACATGCTCCTCGAGTATTGACTAACTTTGCATCTATGATACAACCGCTTAGTTTCAAGAAGGAACTCGATTCATATTTGAAGGCGCGTGCACCAGTTACTTTCCTTTCTGAATTACGCAGTAATTTACAAGTATCTCAAGAAGCTGGTGTTCGCTATAATATTCAGTTAATGAATGCTCTTGTACTCTATGTAGGTACACAAGCTATAGCTTATATTCGCAGTAAGGGGCATACTCCTAATATGTCTACTATCGCACATTCTGCACATATGGACATATTCCAAAACTTAGCAGTTGATCTCGACACAGAAGGTCGTTATTTGTTTTTAAACGCAATTGCAAATCAACTTCGATATCCTAACAGCCATACACATTACTTTAGTTGTACACTCCTGTATTTGTTTGCTGAAGCTAATACCGAAGCGATACAGGAACAGATTACGAGAGTTCTTCTCGAAAGACTTATTGTGAATAGACCTCATCCATGGGGTCTTTTGATAACATTTATTGAGCTTATAAAAAATCCAACGTACAAATTCTGGACGCACGAGTTTGTTCATTGTGCACCAGAAATTGAAAA ATTATTTGAATCAGTGGCTCGTTCTTGTATGGTTCAAAAACAAGTACAGCCCACTCCGGAACCGGATATCCCTGAGTGA